One stretch of Anolis sagrei isolate rAnoSag1 chromosome 11, rAnoSag1.mat, whole genome shotgun sequence DNA includes these proteins:
- the HIP1 gene encoding huntingtin-interacting protein 1 isoform X1, translating into MERSSGRHVAGAPLGLLGRRGASPGAAGGSGGGGGESAMEREAFEKGQTVSINKAINAQEVAVKEKHARTCILGTHHEKGAHTFWSAVNRLPLSSNAVLCWKFCHVFHKLLRDGHPNVLKDSVRFKSELSDMSRMWGHLSEGYGQLCSVYLKLLRTKMEFHTKNPRFPGNLQMSDRQLDETGENDVNNFFQLTVEMFDYLECELSLFQTVFSSLDMSRSVSVTATGQCRLAPLIQVILDCSHLYDYTVKLLFKLHSCLPADTLQGHRDRFLEQFKKLKDLFYRSSNLQYFKRLIQIPQLPENPPNFLRASALSEHISPVVVIPVEASSPDSEPIMDLAEGDTTSQQSLFDNKFDDIFGTSFGSGPFNFNAQNGMSRDEKDRLIEQLHREISSLKEELSNFKAESHCAAVQLRGRISELEAELAEQRHLKQQALDESEFLRAEADDLKRRHQDTEKAQRSLTEIERKAQAMEQRYAKLKEKYSGLVHSHAELLRKNAEVTKQVTVARQVQGEAERDKREVEDSLHRLSEQVQRKTQEQAEVLEALRRELLSSRQEVQAMRGTLDSSAQSEAEQSTLMAALQGERSALAETVAQREQQAADLEAQVQQLKASLQSQSEAAQELRSRLQEKESDAEAFRQRLLDQQWALLCCAAKEAQQVVQEALNRLEDPAHAGCTSSADYLLSRTVAASEGADRLEEACGQYLADQSDVSLLLPCVSRFAHLLGDTILQASATSHMTPMEPADRLLEAGRECGAKALAFLGCLEDQKAMEEMDLNALRTCLQHIAHIGEELLPKGLDVEQERLGDLVDQEMAATAAAIEAAAARIEEMLNKSRAGDTGVKLEVNERILGSCTGLMQAIQVLVLASKDLQREIVESGRGAASPKEFYARNSRWTEGLISAAKAVGWGATLMVDAADLVLQGKGKFEELMVCSHEIAASTAQLVAASKVKADKESGNLRRLQAASRGVNQATAGVVASTKAAQSQAQETDSMDFSAMTLTQIKRQEMDSQVRVLELESHLQKERQRLGGLRKKHYELAGVAEGWEQNGADFAP; encoded by the exons acGGTCAGCATCAACAAGGCCATCAACGCTCAGGAAGTGGCGGTCAAGGAGAAGCATGCCAGGA CCTGCATCCTGGGCACGCACCATGAGAAAGGAGCCCACACGTTTTGGTCAGCCGTCAACCGCCTGCCGCTCTCCAGCAACGCCGTCCTCTGCTGGAAGTTCTGCCATGTCTTCCACAAACTCCTGCGCGATGGGCACCCCAAC GTCTTGAAGGACTCCGTGAGATTCAAGAGTGAGCTGAGCGACATGAGCCGGATGTGG ggCCACCTGAGCGAAGGCTACGGCCAGCTGTGCAGCGTCTACCTCAAGCTGCTGAGGACCAAGATGGAGTTCCACACCAAA AACCCCCGCTTCCCCGGAAACCTCCAGATGTCAGACAGGCAGCTGGACGAGACGGGCGAGAACGACGTCAAcaactt tTTCCAGCTCACTGTGGAGATGTTTGACTACCTGGAGTGCGAACTGAGCCTCTTCCAGACAG TCTTCAGCTCGCTGGACATGTCTCGCTCGGTCTCAGTCACGGCCACCGGTCAGTGCCGCCTGGCCCCGCTGATCCAGGTCATCCTGGACTGCAGCCACCTCTATGACTACACGGTCAAGCTCCTCTTCAAGCTCCACTCCT GCCTCCCGGCTGACACACTCCAGGGCCACCGAGACCGCTTCCTGGAGCAGTTCAAGAA GCTGAAGGATCTCTTCTATCGCTCCAGCAACCTGCAGTATTTCAAGCGGCTGATTCAGATCCCACAACTTCCTGAG AATCCCCCCAACTTCCTGCGGGCCTCGGCCCTCTCGGAGCACATCAGCCCAGTGGTGGTCATCCCGGTGGAGGCCTCATCCCCGGACAGCGAGCCCATCATGGACCTGGCGGAGGGGGACACCACTTCCCAGCAG AGCCTCTTTGACAACAAGTTCGATGACATCTTCGGCACTTCCTTTGGCAGCGGGCCATTCAACTTCAACGCCCAAAACGGGATGAGCCGGGACGAGAA GGACCGCCTGATTGAGCAGCTGCACCGGGAAATCAGCTCCCTGAAGGAAGAGCTGAGCAACTTCAAGGCGGAA AGCCATTGTGCGGCGGTGCAGCTGAGAGGGCGCATCAGTGAGCTGGAGGCCGAGCTGGCGGAGCAGCGGCACTTGAAGCAGCAGGCGCTGGACGAAAGCGAGTTCCTGCGCGCAGAGGCCGACGACCTCAAGCGGCGCCACCAggacactgagaaggcccagcgCAGCCTCACCGAGATCGAGC GGAAAGCGCAGGCGATGGAGCAGCGCTACGCGAAGCTGAAGGAGAAGTACAGCGGGCTGGTGCACAGTCATGCGGAGCTCCTGCGCAAG AACGCAGAGGTGACCAAGCAGGTGACGGTGGCCAGGCAGGTCCAAGGGGAGGCGGAGcgggacaagagggaggtggaggACTCCCTCCACCGGCTGAGCGAACAGGTCCAGCGAAAA ACCCAGGAGCAGGCGGAAGTCCTGGAGGCCTTGCGGAGGGAGTTGCTGTCCAGCCGGCAGGAGGTGCAGGCCATGCGGGGCACCCTGGACTCCAGCGCACAG TCGGAAGCGGAGCAGAGCACCCTGATGGCCGCCTTGCAGGGGGAGCGTTCAGCTTTGGCAGAGACGGTGGCCCAGAGGGAGCAGCAGGCGGCcgacctggaagcccaggtccaGCAGTTGAAGGCCAGCCTGCAGAGCCAGAGCGAGGCTGCCCAGGAGCTGCGGAGCCGCCTCCAGGAGAAG GAAAGCGATGCGGAGGCCTTCCGTCAGCGGCTCCTGGACCAGCAGTGGGCCCTGCTTTGCTGCGCCGCCAAAGAGGCCCAGCAAGTGGTGCAAGAGGCCCTGAACCGCCTGGAGGACCCCGCACACGCCGGATGCACCAGTTCCGCAG ACTACCTTCTCTCCCGGACCGTGGCGGCTTCCGAAGGCGCTGACCGGCTGGAGGAGGCTTGTGGTCAGTACCTTGCTGACCAATCAG ATGTGAGCCTGCTGCTGCCGTGCGTCTCCCGTTTTGCCCACCTTCTGGGCGACACCATCCTGCAGGCCAGCGCCACTTCACACATGACCCCCATGGAGCCCGCTGACC GGCTGCTGGAGGCCGGCCGGGAGTGCGGGGCCAAGGCGCTGGCCTTCCTGGGGTGTTTGGAGGACCAGAAGGCCATGGAGGAGATGGACCTCAACGCCCTCCGGACGTGCCTCCAGCACATCGCCCACATTGGAGAG GAGCTTCTCCCCAAAGGCCTCGACGTGGAGCAGGAGCGACTGGGAGACCTGGTGGACCAGGAGATGGCGGCCACCGCGGCGGCCATTGAAGCAGCAGCCGCCAGGATCGAG GAGATGCTGAACAAGTCACGGGCTGGGGACACTGGAGTCAAGCTGGAGGTCAATGAGAG GATCCTGGGCTCCTGCACGGGCCTCATGCAGGCCATCCAGGTTCTAGTCTTGGCCTCCAAGGACCTCCAGCGGGAAATCGTGGAGAGCGGAAGG GGGGCGGCCTCCCCAAAGGAGTTTTATGCCCGGAACTCGCGCTGGACGGAGGGCCTGATCTCGGCCGCCAAGGCCGTTGGGTGGGGGGCCACCCTCATGGT GGATGCCGCCGACCTGGTTCTGCAGGGCAAAGGGAAGTTTGAGGAGCTGATGGTCTGTTCCCACGAAATCGCGGCCAGCACTGCGCAGTTGGTGGCCGCTTCCAAG GTGAAGGCCGACAAGGAGAGTGGCAACCTGCGCCGCCTCCAGGCCGCCTCCCGAGGGGTCAATCAGGCCACGGCTGGAGTGGTGGCCTCCACCAAGGCCGCCCAGTCCCAGGCCCAGGAGACCG ACAGCATGGACTTCTCCGCCATGACGCTCACGCAGATCAAGCGCCAGGAAATGGACTCGCAG GTGCGCGTCCTGGAGCTGGAGAGCCACCTGCAGAAGGAGCGCCAGCGCCTGGGCGGCCTGCGCAAGAAGCACTACGAACTGGCCGGAGTGGCCGAAGGCTGGGAGCAGAACG GTGCCGATTTCGCCCCTTAA
- the HIP1 gene encoding huntingtin-interacting protein 1 isoform X2, with protein MEVGKTTVSINKAINAQEVAVKEKHARTCILGTHHEKGAHTFWSAVNRLPLSSNAVLCWKFCHVFHKLLRDGHPNVLKDSVRFKSELSDMSRMWGHLSEGYGQLCSVYLKLLRTKMEFHTKNPRFPGNLQMSDRQLDETGENDVNNFFQLTVEMFDYLECELSLFQTVFSSLDMSRSVSVTATGQCRLAPLIQVILDCSHLYDYTVKLLFKLHSCLPADTLQGHRDRFLEQFKKLKDLFYRSSNLQYFKRLIQIPQLPENPPNFLRASALSEHISPVVVIPVEASSPDSEPIMDLAEGDTTSQQSLFDNKFDDIFGTSFGSGPFNFNAQNGMSRDEKDRLIEQLHREISSLKEELSNFKAESHCAAVQLRGRISELEAELAEQRHLKQQALDESEFLRAEADDLKRRHQDTEKAQRSLTEIERKAQAMEQRYAKLKEKYSGLVHSHAELLRKNAEVTKQVTVARQVQGEAERDKREVEDSLHRLSEQVQRKTQEQAEVLEALRRELLSSRQEVQAMRGTLDSSAQSEAEQSTLMAALQGERSALAETVAQREQQAADLEAQVQQLKASLQSQSEAAQELRSRLQEKESDAEAFRQRLLDQQWALLCCAAKEAQQVVQEALNRLEDPAHAGCTSSADYLLSRTVAASEGADRLEEACGQYLADQSDVSLLLPCVSRFAHLLGDTILQASATSHMTPMEPADRLLEAGRECGAKALAFLGCLEDQKAMEEMDLNALRTCLQHIAHIGEELLPKGLDVEQERLGDLVDQEMAATAAAIEAAAARIEEMLNKSRAGDTGVKLEVNERILGSCTGLMQAIQVLVLASKDLQREIVESGRGAASPKEFYARNSRWTEGLISAAKAVGWGATLMVDAADLVLQGKGKFEELMVCSHEIAASTAQLVAASKVKADKESGNLRRLQAASRGVNQATAGVVASTKAAQSQAQETDSMDFSAMTLTQIKRQEMDSQVRVLELESHLQKERQRLGGLRKKHYELAGVAEGWEQNGADFAP; from the exons acGGTCAGCATCAACAAGGCCATCAACGCTCAGGAAGTGGCGGTCAAGGAGAAGCATGCCAGGA CCTGCATCCTGGGCACGCACCATGAGAAAGGAGCCCACACGTTTTGGTCAGCCGTCAACCGCCTGCCGCTCTCCAGCAACGCCGTCCTCTGCTGGAAGTTCTGCCATGTCTTCCACAAACTCCTGCGCGATGGGCACCCCAAC GTCTTGAAGGACTCCGTGAGATTCAAGAGTGAGCTGAGCGACATGAGCCGGATGTGG ggCCACCTGAGCGAAGGCTACGGCCAGCTGTGCAGCGTCTACCTCAAGCTGCTGAGGACCAAGATGGAGTTCCACACCAAA AACCCCCGCTTCCCCGGAAACCTCCAGATGTCAGACAGGCAGCTGGACGAGACGGGCGAGAACGACGTCAAcaactt tTTCCAGCTCACTGTGGAGATGTTTGACTACCTGGAGTGCGAACTGAGCCTCTTCCAGACAG TCTTCAGCTCGCTGGACATGTCTCGCTCGGTCTCAGTCACGGCCACCGGTCAGTGCCGCCTGGCCCCGCTGATCCAGGTCATCCTGGACTGCAGCCACCTCTATGACTACACGGTCAAGCTCCTCTTCAAGCTCCACTCCT GCCTCCCGGCTGACACACTCCAGGGCCACCGAGACCGCTTCCTGGAGCAGTTCAAGAA GCTGAAGGATCTCTTCTATCGCTCCAGCAACCTGCAGTATTTCAAGCGGCTGATTCAGATCCCACAACTTCCTGAG AATCCCCCCAACTTCCTGCGGGCCTCGGCCCTCTCGGAGCACATCAGCCCAGTGGTGGTCATCCCGGTGGAGGCCTCATCCCCGGACAGCGAGCCCATCATGGACCTGGCGGAGGGGGACACCACTTCCCAGCAG AGCCTCTTTGACAACAAGTTCGATGACATCTTCGGCACTTCCTTTGGCAGCGGGCCATTCAACTTCAACGCCCAAAACGGGATGAGCCGGGACGAGAA GGACCGCCTGATTGAGCAGCTGCACCGGGAAATCAGCTCCCTGAAGGAAGAGCTGAGCAACTTCAAGGCGGAA AGCCATTGTGCGGCGGTGCAGCTGAGAGGGCGCATCAGTGAGCTGGAGGCCGAGCTGGCGGAGCAGCGGCACTTGAAGCAGCAGGCGCTGGACGAAAGCGAGTTCCTGCGCGCAGAGGCCGACGACCTCAAGCGGCGCCACCAggacactgagaaggcccagcgCAGCCTCACCGAGATCGAGC GGAAAGCGCAGGCGATGGAGCAGCGCTACGCGAAGCTGAAGGAGAAGTACAGCGGGCTGGTGCACAGTCATGCGGAGCTCCTGCGCAAG AACGCAGAGGTGACCAAGCAGGTGACGGTGGCCAGGCAGGTCCAAGGGGAGGCGGAGcgggacaagagggaggtggaggACTCCCTCCACCGGCTGAGCGAACAGGTCCAGCGAAAA ACCCAGGAGCAGGCGGAAGTCCTGGAGGCCTTGCGGAGGGAGTTGCTGTCCAGCCGGCAGGAGGTGCAGGCCATGCGGGGCACCCTGGACTCCAGCGCACAG TCGGAAGCGGAGCAGAGCACCCTGATGGCCGCCTTGCAGGGGGAGCGTTCAGCTTTGGCAGAGACGGTGGCCCAGAGGGAGCAGCAGGCGGCcgacctggaagcccaggtccaGCAGTTGAAGGCCAGCCTGCAGAGCCAGAGCGAGGCTGCCCAGGAGCTGCGGAGCCGCCTCCAGGAGAAG GAAAGCGATGCGGAGGCCTTCCGTCAGCGGCTCCTGGACCAGCAGTGGGCCCTGCTTTGCTGCGCCGCCAAAGAGGCCCAGCAAGTGGTGCAAGAGGCCCTGAACCGCCTGGAGGACCCCGCACACGCCGGATGCACCAGTTCCGCAG ACTACCTTCTCTCCCGGACCGTGGCGGCTTCCGAAGGCGCTGACCGGCTGGAGGAGGCTTGTGGTCAGTACCTTGCTGACCAATCAG ATGTGAGCCTGCTGCTGCCGTGCGTCTCCCGTTTTGCCCACCTTCTGGGCGACACCATCCTGCAGGCCAGCGCCACTTCACACATGACCCCCATGGAGCCCGCTGACC GGCTGCTGGAGGCCGGCCGGGAGTGCGGGGCCAAGGCGCTGGCCTTCCTGGGGTGTTTGGAGGACCAGAAGGCCATGGAGGAGATGGACCTCAACGCCCTCCGGACGTGCCTCCAGCACATCGCCCACATTGGAGAG GAGCTTCTCCCCAAAGGCCTCGACGTGGAGCAGGAGCGACTGGGAGACCTGGTGGACCAGGAGATGGCGGCCACCGCGGCGGCCATTGAAGCAGCAGCCGCCAGGATCGAG GAGATGCTGAACAAGTCACGGGCTGGGGACACTGGAGTCAAGCTGGAGGTCAATGAGAG GATCCTGGGCTCCTGCACGGGCCTCATGCAGGCCATCCAGGTTCTAGTCTTGGCCTCCAAGGACCTCCAGCGGGAAATCGTGGAGAGCGGAAGG GGGGCGGCCTCCCCAAAGGAGTTTTATGCCCGGAACTCGCGCTGGACGGAGGGCCTGATCTCGGCCGCCAAGGCCGTTGGGTGGGGGGCCACCCTCATGGT GGATGCCGCCGACCTGGTTCTGCAGGGCAAAGGGAAGTTTGAGGAGCTGATGGTCTGTTCCCACGAAATCGCGGCCAGCACTGCGCAGTTGGTGGCCGCTTCCAAG GTGAAGGCCGACAAGGAGAGTGGCAACCTGCGCCGCCTCCAGGCCGCCTCCCGAGGGGTCAATCAGGCCACGGCTGGAGTGGTGGCCTCCACCAAGGCCGCCCAGTCCCAGGCCCAGGAGACCG ACAGCATGGACTTCTCCGCCATGACGCTCACGCAGATCAAGCGCCAGGAAATGGACTCGCAG GTGCGCGTCCTGGAGCTGGAGAGCCACCTGCAGAAGGAGCGCCAGCGCCTGGGCGGCCTGCGCAAGAAGCACTACGAACTGGCCGGAGTGGCCGAAGGCTGGGAGCAGAACG GTGCCGATTTCGCCCCTTAA